In Pajaroellobacter abortibovis, the following are encoded in one genomic region:
- a CDS encoding pyrroline-5-carboxylate reductase family protein, producing MIRRLIIASRVQPSLSSAEQFSEIPEIVFKKSIHDLPYNFEPEVIVLAVKPKQFKTGLSGCEAYLKKEVVVSLLTGVSLQPLRDHLGEHQPVIRLMPNLTIQIGESVNLIYSSPD from the coding sequence ATGATCAGGAGATTGATCATTGCATCGCGGGTGCAGCCCAGTTTATCTTCCGCAGAACAATTCTCTGAAATTCCTGAAATCGTTTTTAAAAAATCCATCCATGATCTCCCGTACAATTTCGAACCCGAAGTCATCGTACTTGCAGTTAAACCGAAACAGTTTAAGACAGGCCTGTCCGGTTGCGAGGCATATTTAAAAAAAGAGGTGGTGGTTTCCCTCCTGACTGGAGTTTCTCTGCAACCTCTGCGTGATCACTTGGGGGAACACCAGCCTGTTATCCGGCTAATGCCCAATCTTACGATACAGATAGGGGAGAGCGTCAATTTGATCTATTCCTCTCCTGATTAG
- the miaB gene encoding tRNA (N6-isopentenyl adenosine(37)-C2)-methylthiotransferase MiaB — translation MLNTKQERIELNSGHYIIHTLGCQMNVYDSDRMEEILQSHRWSQAQTDEEADLIIFNTCSVREKAEQKLRSAVGKLAALKKKNPELLIAVTGCMAQSEGERLLQQLRHVDLLIGPDNIAELPSLLLAQQGGAPPIARTVLGDKQNLPFLTTIPQKGMAPVSAFVTTMKGCNERCSFCIVPYTRGSERYRPAREILEEIHRWMEAGAKEIVLLGQTVNSYRDPSLPPPLSSDPDESQFPALLRLIAKEAPELVRLRYTSPHPRHVTPSLIQAHAELEVLAHHVHLPVQSGSNAVLRRMIRRYHREELIERAKALKNARSGMTLSTDIIVGFPGETEEDFGQTLSLVKEVEFTTLFGFKFSPRRLTPALRLKGEVPESIKSERLTRLLELIEEQGQHHLNSLVGSTTQVLIEGLSPTSAPPRNRSLDLQKREGERMTDLLFYGRSHRNELVHIPFPIHRDPIGHLVPVSITHAYKHALRGTLLPGALDLLPSSSVRNHSPTLF, via the coding sequence ATGCTGAACACGAAACAAGAAAGAATCGAACTCAATAGCGGGCACTATATCATTCACACACTTGGTTGTCAGATGAATGTCTATGATTCAGACCGCATGGAAGAAATCCTTCAATCTCATCGATGGTCTCAAGCACAAACCGATGAAGAGGCCGATTTGATCATTTTTAATACCTGCAGCGTGCGCGAAAAGGCAGAGCAAAAACTGCGAAGCGCTGTAGGGAAACTGGCTGCACTAAAAAAAAAGAACCCGGAGCTTCTGATCGCTGTAACCGGCTGTATGGCCCAATCCGAAGGGGAAAGGCTTCTTCAGCAGCTTCGTCATGTCGATCTCCTCATCGGGCCAGACAACATTGCTGAGCTACCCTCTCTCCTCCTCGCTCAACAAGGAGGGGCCCCTCCTATAGCAAGAACAGTCCTCGGAGACAAGCAGAACCTCCCCTTTCTAACCACCATTCCTCAAAAAGGGATGGCTCCCGTCAGCGCTTTTGTAACAACCATGAAAGGATGCAATGAGCGCTGCTCCTTCTGTATTGTCCCTTATACAAGAGGGTCAGAGCGGTACCGACCTGCCCGAGAGATTCTCGAAGAGATCCACCGGTGGATGGAAGCAGGAGCCAAAGAGATCGTTCTTCTCGGACAGACTGTCAATAGCTATCGAGACCCCTCATTACCTCCTCCTCTCTCTTCCGATCCCGATGAGAGCCAATTCCCAGCTCTCCTCCGCTTAATCGCAAAAGAAGCGCCGGAGCTTGTGCGGCTCCGATATACAAGTCCCCATCCACGCCATGTGACGCCGTCGCTCATCCAAGCACACGCAGAATTGGAGGTGCTCGCTCACCATGTCCACCTGCCTGTTCAGTCCGGGAGCAATGCTGTCCTGCGCAGAATGATTCGACGGTACCACCGCGAAGAACTGATCGAGCGAGCAAAAGCCCTGAAAAATGCCCGTTCAGGGATGACCCTCTCGACAGACATCATCGTAGGCTTCCCTGGAGAGACAGAAGAAGACTTTGGACAGACCCTCTCGCTTGTCAAAGAAGTAGAGTTTACCACTCTGTTCGGTTTTAAATTTTCTCCTCGTCGCCTTACCCCTGCTCTCCGTCTCAAGGGTGAGGTCCCTGAATCGATCAAATCTGAACGGCTCACCCGGTTGCTGGAATTGATCGAAGAACAAGGCCAACATCATCTAAACTCGCTCGTGGGCTCTACCACCCAGGTGTTAATTGAAGGACTCAGCCCTACCTCTGCTCCCCCTAGAAATAGATCTCTTGATCTGCAAAAGCGCGAAGGAGAGAGGATGACCGATCTACTTTTTTATGGACGGAGTCATCGCAATGAACTTGTCCATATCCCCTTCCCCATACATCGAGACCCTATCGGCCATCTAGTCCCTGTCTCGATTACCCATGCGTATAAGCACGCTCTTCGCGGAACACTCCTTCCAGGCGCCCTTGATCTCCTCCCCTCAAGCAGCGTGAGAAACCACTCTCCCACTCTTTTCTAA
- a CDS encoding lipid II flippase MurJ: MTRSSVGHIVLRLLPLQLLLRGWEAILPLLFAIWFGHSAQMDIYYFSFSLFTFVGSFISYAYTDSVIIPILTNLRCSEPQHLRQMIASLFTYTLVLAVALGLVIGLIAFGWFSLRYTLDSFSFAARMILPLFLYLLFLSLKSFLIAVLNAEHHYVLPPLAGGFGTVVNLACLFLLKSGIGVLAIPIASALGELVALLVVMWAVAIYCNSPLFISFERPQAMIQFSKLAFFEVSGSTITRINPVVDQLMANLTMVVGGGALLRYAGDVALVPTSLLQATLLPVLLSHLSEHVAHKDYHQVKKMTYSSLSIVFVGLAVLSGVIYLMRIPLLRFLFLRGVMEGEGVDQMAQLLGFFLLGLAPFGVMLVLARVHSALQNSQLLFKAGFLSALTNLLLDFLCVHQWGLKGVALATAGVYWVLACFLGVALFLSFRQFPKSAQ, from the coding sequence ATGACTCGATCTTCGGTTGGACACATTGTGTTACGCCTTCTTCCTCTGCAGCTTCTACTGCGAGGGTGGGAGGCTATCTTACCGCTTCTCTTTGCCATATGGTTTGGGCATAGCGCTCAGATGGACATTTACTATTTTTCATTTTCCTTGTTTACATTCGTCGGCTCTTTTATTTCTTATGCCTATACAGATTCTGTCATTATCCCTATTCTGACAAATCTCCGATGCAGTGAGCCACAGCATCTGCGACAAATGATCGCTTCATTATTTACGTATACGCTCGTCTTGGCAGTAGCGCTGGGGCTTGTGATCGGACTTATTGCTTTCGGCTGGTTTTCGCTGCGCTATACGCTTGACTCTTTTTCATTTGCTGCGCGCATGATTCTGCCTCTTTTTCTCTATCTCCTTTTTCTCAGTCTAAAATCCTTTTTAATAGCTGTTTTGAATGCAGAACATCATTATGTGCTTCCCCCTTTGGCGGGTGGTTTTGGGACTGTGGTCAATTTGGCTTGTCTTTTTCTTCTTAAATCGGGCATTGGAGTCCTTGCGATCCCCATTGCGAGTGCGTTGGGTGAGTTGGTCGCGCTTTTGGTTGTGATGTGGGCCGTTGCTATTTATTGTAATTCCCCTCTTTTTATCTCTTTTGAGCGACCTCAAGCGATGATTCAGTTCAGTAAACTGGCCTTTTTTGAAGTGAGCGGATCGACCATTACCAGAATTAATCCAGTGGTGGATCAATTGATGGCAAATTTAACAATGGTTGTTGGAGGGGGTGCTCTTTTGCGATATGCGGGGGATGTTGCTTTAGTTCCCACTTCACTCCTTCAAGCCACTTTGCTTCCAGTGCTCCTCTCTCATCTTTCAGAACACGTCGCTCATAAAGATTATCATCAAGTGAAGAAGATGACGTACTCTTCGCTTAGCATCGTCTTTGTGGGGCTAGCTGTTCTCAGTGGAGTCATTTATCTTATGAGGATCCCTCTTTTGCGCTTTCTCTTTTTAAGAGGGGTAATGGAAGGGGAGGGGGTTGATCAGATGGCTCAACTGCTCGGTTTTTTTCTTCTTGGGCTTGCTCCCTTTGGAGTCATGCTGGTACTCGCACGTGTACATTCTGCCCTTCAAAATAGCCAGCTTCTTTTTAAAGCTGGATTTCTCAGCGCATTGACAAACTTGCTCTTGGACTTTCTATGTGTTCATCAATGGGGTTTAAAAGGGGTTGCCCTCGCTACCGCAGGTGTCTATTGGGTACTTGCTTGTTTTCTGGGGGTTGCCCTTTTCTTATCATTCCGTCAATTTCCTAAATCCGCACAGTAA
- a CDS encoding lysophospholipid acyltransferase family protein: MPLFSPSIPSSQANPNLWITLQNVYETFAICWPTTWEGMRNQVDQELCNQRLGQWSHRVVSRCKATVEIRGREHMQPRTVYLVMSNHESYYDIPFLFYAVGPRLRMLAKKELFRIPFFGSAMRGAGFIAIDRQHRKKALDSLQIAQQMLERGVHVWISPEGTRNHGSLLPFKQGGFHLAMQSKIPILPITLQGTRDILPRRHVRSRGGIGVDITIHPPINPLDYGSQAPKKSARQLAEAVRQRIEAPLL, encoded by the coding sequence ATGCCTCTCTTCTCTCCATCTATCCCATCCTCTCAAGCAAATCCAAATTTATGGATCACCTTGCAAAACGTCTATGAGACCTTTGCCATCTGTTGGCCCACCACGTGGGAAGGGATGCGGAATCAAGTCGATCAAGAACTCTGCAATCAACGGCTCGGGCAGTGGTCCCATCGCGTCGTCAGTCGCTGTAAGGCTACTGTTGAGATCAGAGGGCGAGAACACATGCAACCACGGACTGTCTACCTGGTGATGAGCAATCACGAATCTTATTACGATATCCCTTTCTTGTTCTATGCAGTAGGTCCCCGTCTTCGAATGCTTGCTAAAAAAGAGCTTTTTCGTATCCCCTTTTTTGGTTCTGCCATGCGTGGAGCAGGATTTATAGCGATCGATCGCCAACATCGCAAAAAGGCTTTGGACTCGCTTCAAATAGCCCAGCAGATGCTTGAGCGAGGTGTGCATGTTTGGATTTCTCCAGAAGGGACTCGCAATCACGGTTCTCTTCTCCCTTTTAAACAAGGGGGGTTTCATTTAGCTATGCAGTCCAAGATCCCGATCCTGCCGATTACGCTCCAAGGCACGCGCGATATCCTCCCACGTCGACATGTCCGATCGAGAGGTGGAATAGGGGTAGATATCACCATCCATCCGCCGATCAATCCACTCGATTACGGGAGCCAAGCTCCTAAGAAAAGCGCACGTCAACTCGCAGAAGCAGTGCGCCAACGAATCGAAGCCCCCCTCCTCTAA
- a CDS encoding diacylglycerol/lipid kinase family protein, which produces MKLKEQQKREKPAGAGFAILVNANAKRGGKRFTDQLRAALPAAHVCLTNHPEEIEQWICSLPPCSCIFSAGGDGSIIALLNVLHHLTPPEDPLPPVGIIPLGTGNAWGHVTGAPSLRVALSILSQITVPLFFQPFGLIEWNGQLTHFAGSGWDAQILQDFQSQLAISRGFSRHLSQTVVGYLSATLFRTFPKVVLFEQPHGILENTGNEVYTIQKNGGMIPLKGIKEGSILYEGPISVAGAATCPELGYHFRAYPFANRIKGLMNVRIYNQSPVRALLHLPHLWRGTFPLAGIHDWFVKSVRFTFSRPVPFQIAGDPLGNQKTVEYHCSSRTAPLLDWRPFLRRTK; this is translated from the coding sequence ATGAAGCTTAAAGAACAGCAAAAAAGAGAGAAACCTGCTGGAGCTGGTTTTGCCATCTTGGTGAATGCGAATGCGAAACGGGGTGGGAAGCGGTTCACGGATCAACTGCGTGCAGCCCTCCCTGCCGCTCATGTCTGCCTCACCAATCATCCTGAAGAAATAGAGCAATGGATTTGCTCTCTTCCACCCTGTTCATGCATCTTTTCAGCGGGAGGGGATGGCTCGATCATCGCTCTCCTCAATGTCCTGCATCACTTGACTCCCCCTGAAGATCCACTCCCCCCCGTCGGCATTATCCCATTAGGAACAGGCAATGCCTGGGGACATGTGACCGGAGCACCCTCTCTTCGCGTTGCCCTTTCTATCCTTTCTCAAATCACTGTTCCCCTCTTCTTTCAACCATTCGGCTTGATCGAATGGAACGGTCAGTTGACCCATTTCGCAGGCTCTGGATGGGATGCTCAGATCTTACAAGATTTCCAGTCTCAACTAGCCATCTCTCGTGGCTTCTCTCGCCACCTCTCACAAACCGTTGTTGGATACCTGAGCGCCACCCTGTTCCGCACCTTCCCCAAGGTGGTTTTGTTTGAGCAACCCCACGGCATTCTGGAAAATACGGGGAACGAAGTATACACTATTCAAAAAAACGGAGGCATGATACCTCTTAAAGGGATCAAGGAAGGGAGCATCCTCTACGAAGGACCTATCAGCGTGGCTGGAGCTGCCACTTGTCCTGAATTAGGATATCACTTTAGAGCCTATCCCTTCGCAAACCGCATAAAAGGGCTAATGAATGTACGTATCTACAATCAATCACCCGTACGGGCTTTGCTCCACCTCCCTCATCTATGGCGGGGTACTTTCCCCCTCGCTGGCATTCACGATTGGTTTGTCAAATCCGTCCGTTTCACTTTTTCTCGCCCTGTTCCCTTCCAAATTGCGGGAGATCCGCTAGGAAACCAAAAGACAGTGGAGTACCACTGTTCTTCTCGGACCGCCCCTTTACTGGATTGGCGTCCATTTCTTAGAAGAACAAAATAG
- the recR gene encoding recombination mediator RecR has protein sequence MNTRLQRLIKCLTRFPGIGEKTAQRYALHLLMKDSRLAQELGTELIELHTYLGSCPRCGYITEKEEGKKTLCSICLDPKREPTLLCIVARVQDLLAIERTGSMRGRYFILGALLSPLEGIGPEHLHLNQLFSILREKTVQEIILATPPSVEGEATALFLKKELEPFAIPLTRIASGLPHGGELEFADPITMNRALVGRQRF, from the coding sequence ATGAACACACGTCTGCAACGCTTGATTAAATGCTTAACCCGGTTTCCAGGAATAGGAGAAAAGACTGCTCAGCGCTATGCTTTGCACCTTCTGATGAAGGATAGTCGCCTCGCTCAAGAACTCGGCACAGAATTGATAGAACTGCACACCTATCTGGGATCCTGTCCACGTTGTGGATACATTACTGAAAAAGAAGAAGGCAAAAAAACACTTTGCTCCATTTGCCTTGATCCAAAGCGAGAACCTACCCTCTTATGCATCGTAGCTCGTGTGCAAGATCTGCTTGCCATTGAACGCACCGGTTCGATGCGGGGACGCTATTTTATTCTAGGCGCTTTGCTCTCCCCTTTGGAAGGAATCGGCCCTGAACATCTGCATCTCAACCAGCTCTTTTCCATCTTGCGAGAAAAAACAGTACAAGAAATTATCCTCGCCACTCCTCCCAGTGTAGAAGGAGAAGCAACTGCCCTCTTCCTCAAAAAAGAGTTAGAGCCTTTTGCAATCCCCCTCACTCGCATCGCGAGCGGCTTGCCCCACGGCGGAGAACTTGAATTCGCAGATCCGATTACCATGAACCGAGCCCTTGTAGGTCGACAGCGATTTTAA
- a CDS encoding AI-2E family transporter, producing the protein MPLFSSSESSLRSPSCRWKRSLFLSISACLAIGILLSAHAVMGPFLMALVIAYVMTPLVAQLERKGISRVMGVLMVYAFFFGGVGLFIRVAASHIETDLHALEVDIPAIITQAKERWGLTLEQWVQEAQNRHFLEPSGSKSEEQPVLIARPNPDGSMDVFMGSGFHILATKKGYEIFAEGSRALNFTYLTHLALEQSISYLQQNAFELAQLGRLVVVNISGAILRFFITLMLAVYLVLTREHIFSFFASLLRPSSRPHFMRFLDQVDRGLGGVVRGQLLICLVNGVLTAIGFAFIKLKYWLFLAIMAMVGSLIPIFGAILCSIPAVVVGLTQSLTIGCFVLLWIFAIHQFEANFLNPKIMGDAAQIHPVLIVFSLLVGEHFFGVIGVLLAVPTMSILLSTFSYFHELIESEEASTR; encoded by the coding sequence ATGCCCCTTTTTTCGTCTTCTGAATCCTCTCTACGTTCCCCTTCTTGTCGTTGGAAACGCTCTCTTTTTCTGAGCATCAGTGCGTGCTTAGCCATTGGGATTCTGCTTAGCGCGCATGCGGTGATGGGCCCTTTTTTAATGGCGTTGGTGATCGCTTATGTTATGACTCCGCTCGTTGCGCAATTAGAGCGCAAAGGGATCTCCCGTGTAATGGGTGTGCTGATGGTATACGCCTTCTTTTTTGGGGGGGTAGGTCTATTCATACGGGTAGCAGCTTCTCATATTGAAACCGATCTGCATGCGTTGGAAGTCGACATCCCTGCAATAATAACTCAAGCGAAGGAGCGTTGGGGCCTCACCCTTGAGCAATGGGTTCAGGAAGCTCAGAATCGCCATTTTCTCGAGCCTTCTGGATCTAAGTCAGAAGAACAGCCTGTTTTGATTGCACGTCCCAATCCGGATGGTTCAATGGATGTATTTATGGGGAGTGGATTTCATATCTTGGCTACTAAGAAAGGCTATGAAATTTTTGCTGAAGGTTCGCGTGCGCTTAATTTTACTTATCTCACCCATTTAGCTCTTGAGCAATCGATCTCTTACCTTCAACAAAATGCCTTTGAGCTTGCTCAGCTAGGCCGTCTCGTTGTGGTCAATATCAGTGGCGCTATCCTTCGGTTCTTCATTACACTGATGCTTGCCGTTTATCTGGTCCTGACGCGAGAACACATCTTTTCCTTTTTTGCTTCTCTTTTGCGCCCTTCGAGTCGCCCTCATTTCATGAGATTTCTTGATCAAGTGGATCGGGGATTGGGTGGAGTCGTGCGAGGGCAGCTGTTGATCTGCTTGGTAAACGGTGTCTTGACTGCCATTGGGTTTGCATTTATCAAATTAAAGTATTGGCTATTTCTAGCCATTATGGCAATGGTAGGGTCCTTGATCCCTATTTTCGGAGCGATCCTATGTTCCATTCCCGCAGTGGTGGTCGGCCTTACCCAGTCGCTCACGATTGGATGCTTCGTGCTTCTCTGGATTTTTGCTATTCATCAATTCGAGGCAAATTTCCTGAATCCCAAGATTATGGGGGATGCTGCTCAGATTCATCCTGTTTTGATTGTTTTCTCTCTACTGGTTGGTGAGCATTTCTTCGGTGTGATAGGGGTTCTGCTTGCCGTTCCTACCATGTCTATCCTGTTGAGTACGTTTTCTTATTTTCATGAGCTTATTGAGTCTGAGGAAGCCTCCACAAGGTGA
- a CDS encoding AMP-dependent synthetase/ligase — translation MSPVSFYTLLDIYQRSIQSFGPLKLFGVKCHTTWKWMTYAEFATCVERMRSGLRSLGVKMEDAVAIISNNHPEWAIAAYASYGLGARFVPMYEAQAEQELEYILQDCRAHVLFLGSTALLKTIRVLIPRLPDLKHIVLLEHDTLIGHVNDARSAPHQYEEVSSWAGPVHLILYSDLLELGQKAGVDIPEKVDPDVVATLIYTSGTTGNPKGVMLTHQNITANVNAVRQMLPMSSEDCSLAFLPWAHSFGQTAELHSLFSLGASIAIAGPKERLLQDLEEIQPTVLFIVPRLLNKMYTSVQDKISSKSPLFQQMVQRALQSREKRRNGNSINLLDQVVEALIDRLLFSKIRARFGRRIRYVFCGGATLNQDIARFMESVGIPIYEGYGLTEASPVVSVNSPLGCQPGSVGRLLPGVRVVIDPQALYEEGVFENSVSVRSNNVYLEGEVIVYGQNVMKGYALRPVETAQALTGDGGLRTGDRGYLDKDGFLFVTGRIKEQYKLENGKYIVPTLLEEKLKLSRFILNAMVYGINRPYNVALIVVDVNAVLTALKRQGLSCTAFPEELLEHVELRSFLREEIDRLFHRFKKFESIVDFALIRDDFTVENGMLTPSQKLKRQKIWEVYREKIEKLYASQIPPFRLGLTNSERGVR, via the coding sequence ATGTCCCCTGTTTCTTTCTACACATTACTTGATATTTATCAAAGGAGTATTCAATCCTTTGGCCCTCTCAAGCTTTTTGGAGTCAAGTGTCATACAACTTGGAAATGGATGACCTATGCAGAGTTTGCCACTTGTGTGGAGCGTATGCGGTCGGGGTTGCGTTCCCTCGGAGTAAAAATGGAGGATGCGGTTGCGATTATCTCGAATAATCATCCTGAGTGGGCCATTGCAGCCTATGCCAGCTATGGGCTGGGGGCTCGCTTTGTCCCCATGTATGAAGCGCAAGCGGAGCAAGAGTTGGAATATATCCTTCAGGATTGCCGTGCTCACGTTCTTTTTCTTGGTTCTACTGCACTTTTGAAAACGATCCGCGTGCTGATCCCTCGTCTACCGGATCTCAAGCATATTGTTCTTCTCGAGCATGATACATTGATCGGACATGTGAATGATGCGCGGTCAGCTCCTCATCAATACGAAGAAGTGTCCTCATGGGCTGGTCCGGTTCATCTGATCCTGTATTCCGATCTGTTGGAGTTAGGTCAAAAGGCTGGGGTGGATATTCCTGAAAAGGTAGACCCTGATGTCGTGGCAACTCTGATTTACACGAGCGGGACAACAGGCAATCCAAAAGGGGTGATGTTGACCCATCAAAACATCACGGCCAATGTGAATGCGGTCCGTCAGATGCTTCCTATGAGCTCTGAGGATTGTTCCTTAGCTTTTCTGCCATGGGCCCACTCTTTTGGTCAAACGGCAGAGTTGCATTCTCTTTTTTCGCTGGGTGCGAGTATTGCTATCGCAGGACCAAAAGAAAGGCTCCTTCAGGATTTGGAGGAGATTCAACCGACAGTCCTGTTCATCGTTCCGCGCCTTCTTAATAAAATGTATACTTCCGTTCAGGATAAAATCTCCTCGAAGTCTCCTCTGTTTCAACAAATGGTTCAACGCGCCCTGCAGAGCAGAGAGAAGCGCCGTAATGGCAATTCCATCAATTTGCTGGACCAGGTGGTTGAAGCGCTTATCGATCGCCTCCTGTTTTCTAAAATACGCGCGCGGTTTGGCCGTCGGATCCGATATGTGTTCTGCGGGGGGGCTACCCTCAATCAAGATATTGCCCGCTTCATGGAAAGTGTTGGAATCCCTATTTATGAAGGGTATGGGCTTACTGAAGCCTCTCCTGTTGTTTCTGTCAATTCTCCCTTGGGGTGTCAGCCTGGGTCAGTGGGGCGTCTGCTGCCAGGAGTCCGTGTGGTGATCGATCCCCAAGCGCTCTATGAGGAAGGGGTGTTTGAAAACAGTGTCTCCGTCCGATCCAACAATGTATACTTGGAAGGGGAAGTCATTGTCTATGGCCAGAATGTCATGAAGGGGTACGCTCTCCGCCCTGTAGAGACAGCCCAGGCATTGACAGGTGATGGTGGATTGCGGACGGGGGACAGAGGATACCTGGACAAAGATGGATTTCTGTTTGTTACAGGGAGAATCAAAGAGCAGTATAAATTGGAAAACGGCAAATACATTGTCCCGACTCTCTTAGAAGAAAAGCTCAAGCTATCTCGCTTTATTCTAAACGCTATGGTCTACGGTATCAATCGGCCCTACAATGTGGCCTTGATCGTCGTAGATGTGAATGCCGTTCTGACAGCGCTTAAAAGACAGGGTCTTTCCTGTACCGCATTTCCAGAGGAATTGCTCGAACATGTGGAACTTCGCTCTTTCCTACGAGAGGAAATCGACCGGTTATTCCATCGGTTTAAAAAATTCGAGTCCATTGTGGATTTTGCGCTTATTCGCGATGATTTCACCGTTGAAAATGGGATGCTAACCCCTAGTCAAAAGTTAAAGAGGCAGAAGATATGGGAAGTGTATCGGGAAAAAATAGAGAAGCTTTATGCTTCTCAGATTCCCCCCTTCCGCCTTGGCTTGACAAACTCTGAAAGAGGGGTGCGATGA
- the bioA gene encoding adenosylmethionine--8-amino-7-oxononanoate transaminase: MKREDIVRLDKQYIWHPYTCMYHYLEEGDPLVIKRAHGIWLEDVNGQRYIDGTSSWWMAALGHSHPRLLKVLETQSSKLAHCPLGGVTHEPAAALAADLIHVAPQGLTRVFYTDNGSTAIEAAVKMAIQMWRYEGAPQKTRFVSLSSAFHGETLGATSLGGCELFRKPFANVLFECLYTPPPDEHNYAQAFDVLEQLIQREASTLAAVVVEPIVQGAAGMRIYSPSYLQALRTLCDRFNVLLIADEVFTGYGRTGPMWACEHASICPDIMCIGKPLAGLLPMGATLANHRVFRAFSQENGETLYYGHTFCGHPLGAALAREVLAIFRDEKILEQIKQKETLIATSMQRLQSQKGVKQTRSIGMIGAADLESTLEQEEKGYLSPLGKSVHREALQRGVYLRPLGSTVFICPPLIISTSELTTLLTIFEDSIASTIASL; the protein is encoded by the coding sequence ATGAAGCGTGAGGATATTGTCCGTCTCGATAAGCAATACATATGGCATCCCTACACCTGTATGTACCACTATCTCGAAGAAGGAGATCCGCTCGTGATCAAGCGAGCTCATGGTATCTGGTTAGAAGATGTCAACGGGCAGCGTTACATAGACGGAACAAGTTCATGGTGGATGGCCGCGCTCGGTCACAGTCATCCCCGTCTTCTTAAGGTACTGGAAACGCAGTCGAGTAAGCTCGCACACTGCCCCCTAGGAGGAGTAACCCACGAACCTGCCGCAGCCCTCGCAGCGGATTTAATTCATGTTGCCCCTCAAGGGCTGACGCGTGTTTTTTACACCGATAATGGATCCACTGCCATTGAGGCAGCAGTGAAAATGGCCATTCAAATGTGGCGGTATGAAGGGGCCCCTCAGAAAACCAGATTTGTCTCCCTCAGCAGTGCTTTTCATGGAGAAACCTTAGGAGCTACTAGCTTAGGAGGGTGTGAGCTATTCCGGAAACCTTTCGCCAACGTGCTCTTCGAATGCTTATACACCCCCCCCCCTGATGAACATAACTATGCACAAGCGTTCGATGTGCTTGAACAGCTGATTCAGCGAGAAGCTTCTACCCTTGCCGCTGTCGTCGTGGAACCAATTGTCCAAGGGGCGGCAGGCATGCGTATCTATTCCCCTTCTTATCTTCAAGCCCTCCGCACGCTATGCGATCGCTTTAATGTTCTCTTGATTGCTGACGAAGTATTCACGGGATACGGACGAACAGGTCCTATGTGGGCTTGCGAGCACGCCTCTATCTGTCCAGATATCATGTGCATTGGAAAACCTCTTGCAGGGCTGCTTCCGATGGGGGCTACCCTCGCCAACCACAGGGTCTTCCGTGCCTTCTCTCAAGAGAACGGTGAAACTTTGTATTATGGTCACACCTTCTGCGGACACCCGCTCGGAGCTGCACTAGCACGAGAAGTACTAGCCATCTTTCGAGACGAGAAGATTCTAGAACAAATCAAACAAAAAGAAACATTGATTGCAACAAGTATGCAGCGCCTTCAATCCCAAAAAGGGGTTAAACAGACACGGTCCATCGGAATGATCGGCGCAGCCGATCTAGAATCCACCCTCGAACAAGAAGAAAAAGGGTACTTAAGCCCTCTGGGAAAATCTGTACATCGAGAAGCACTGCAGCGCGGAGTTTATTTAAGACCGCTTGGAAGCACTGTCTTCATCTGCCCTCCTCTCATTATTTCCACTTCCGAGCTGACTACCTTACTAACCATTTTTGAGGACAGCATCGCAAGCACCATCGCTTCCCTTTAA
- a CDS encoding pyrroline-5-carboxylate reductase family protein, translating to MEAIFRVAGPLFWVKKKEALDLPTLVSDLGPAYFFLLAELLAQQAVSVGLEEGITRELIIQALVGSAALASKHKQFTHMIQQVASPGGVTEAALKALEPAVSKTMHGAIDATLKRGKKLHF from the coding sequence ATGGAAGCCATATTCCGCGTCGCAGGCCCTCTCTTTTGGGTGAAGAAGAAAGAGGCCTTGGATCTGCCGACTCTTGTTTCTGACTTAGGCCCGGCTTACTTTTTCTTGTTGGCGGAGCTCCTGGCCCAGCAGGCAGTCAGTGTCGGGTTGGAAGAAGGGATCACCCGCGAACTAATTATCCAGGCCCTTGTCGGAAGCGCTGCGCTTGCAAGCAAACATAAACAATTCACTCATATGATCCAGCAGGTGGCCAGTCCTGGCGGTGTTACAGAGGCTGCCCTTAAAGCATTGGAACCAGCCGTATCTAAAACAATGCATGGGGCAATAGACGCTACTTTAAAAAGAGGAAAGAAATTGCATTTTTAA